From the genome of Caloenas nicobarica isolate bCalNic1 chromosome 16, bCalNic1.hap1, whole genome shotgun sequence, one region includes:
- the ASPHD2 gene encoding aspartate beta-hydroxylase domain-containing protein 2: MVWVPLRSTRTDRRAPLRAAPARRTTMSLEWLLDWSWSLDGLRDFIATGIQSFRDCDASALAAVACLLLLFVWYCYHVGREQPRAYPTVNALMQSAEANGVQNGFVYCHSPECVRCAHHDGLNQKLYHNLQEYAKRYSWSGMGRIHKGIREQGRYLNSRPSIQKPEVFFLPDLPTMPYFSRDAQKHDVELLERNFQTILCEFETLYKAFSNCSLPQGWKMNSTPSGEWFTFYLVNQGMCVPRNCRRCPRTYRLLGSLRTCIGNNVFGNACISVLSPGTVIAEHYGPTNIRIRCHLGLKTPSNCELVVGGEPQCWAEGRCLLFDDSFLHTAFHEGPPEEGPRVVFMVDLWHPNVAAAERQALDFIFAPGR, from the exons ATGGTGTGGGTGCCCCTGAGGAGCACCAGGACTGACCGCCGGGCCCCCCTgcgcgcagcccccgcccgccgcacCACCATGTCTCTGGAGTGGCTGCTGGACTGGAGCTGGTCCCTGGACGGGCTGCGGGATTTCATCGCCACCGGCATCCAGTCGTTCCGGGACTGCGACGCCAGTGCCCTGGCCGCTGtcgcctgcctgctgctgctcttcgtCTGGTACTGCTACCACGTGGGGCGGGAGCAGCCCCGCGCCTACCCCACCGTCAACGCCCTGATGCAGAGCGCCGAGGCCAACGGTGTGCAGAACGGCTTCGTCTACTGCCACTCGCCCGAGTGCGTGCGCTGCGCTCACCACGACGGGCTCAACCAGAAACTCTACCACAACCTGCAGGAATACGCCAAGCGCTACTCCTGGTCTGGCATGGGCAGGATCCACAAGGGCATCCGCGAGCAGGGCCGCTACCTCAACAGCCGGCCCTCCATCCAGAAACCAGAAGTCTTCTTCTTGCCGGACTTGCCAACCATGCCCTACTTCTCCCGGGACGCTCAAAAGCACGATGTGGAGTTGCTGGAGCGTAACTTCCAGACCATCCTGTGCGAGTTTGAGACCCTCTACAAAGCTTTCTCAAACTGCAGCCTCCCGCAAGGATGGAAAATGAACAGCACACCCAGCGGGGAGTGGTTCACCTTCTACCTGGTGAACCAGGGCATGTGCGTGCCCAGGAACTGCCGGAGATGCCCACGGACGTACCGCTTGCTCGGGAGCCTCCGCACCTGCATTGGCAACAATGTCTTTGGGAACGCGTGCATCTCCGTGCTGAGCCCAGGCACCGTCATCGCCGAGCACTACGGACCCACCAACATCCGCATCCGCTGCCACCTGG GTCTGAAGACGCCCAGCAACTGCGAGCTGGTGGTGGGGGGTGAGCCGCAGTGCTGGGCTGAGGGCCGCTGCCTGCTCTTTGACGACTCCTTCCTGCACACGGCGTTCCACGAAG GTCCCCCAGAGGAGGGTCCCCGCGTGGTGTTCATGGTGGACCTGTGGCACCCCAATGTCGCTGCCGCGGAGCGCCAAGCCCTTGACTTCATCTTCGCCCCTGGACGGTGA